In Longimicrobium sp., a single window of DNA contains:
- a CDS encoding M12 family metallo-peptidase, giving the protein MRARLALVLAASFGLAACQGDEITPSDTSTSMSAAAQENLLTLVSQPALNAGQRDRLASIRGRSSTAEVHVARMASAPGRMLQQGGAVRVAVAPGVQVVAVGERVVNRAADDISWAGPVRGAEGWVQMVFMDGGVTATVRVGNTSYAVEPIGGGLHAVSRIDQSGFPQEHTADNPSGALEDFGGNPLASRSLGIAPATTSSLAAATTINVLVAYTASAATAAGTITSKIQLAVDETNQSYVNSGININMVRVHSVQVTYNESNRSFSQHVTALRSTTDGIMDNVHTLRNTYAADMVILVVNDSEACGQAAGIGSTASSAFAAAHYTCITGYYSFGHELGHLQSARHDRFVDASTTPYAYGHGYIPPSKSWRTVMAYGNNCNNCTRIQYWSSPLKTHPGTLEVMGTAQYEDNARVLNTTAATVATFR; this is encoded by the coding sequence ATGAGAGCACGCCTCGCGTTGGTCCTCGCGGCATCGTTCGGCCTGGCGGCATGCCAGGGCGACGAGATCACCCCCTCGGACACCAGCACCTCCATGAGCGCCGCGGCGCAGGAGAACCTCCTCACACTCGTCTCGCAGCCGGCGCTCAACGCCGGGCAGCGCGACCGTCTGGCCAGCATCCGCGGCCGCTCCAGTACCGCCGAGGTGCACGTTGCCCGCATGGCATCCGCGCCGGGGCGCATGCTCCAGCAGGGCGGCGCTGTCCGCGTGGCGGTAGCCCCGGGCGTTCAGGTGGTGGCCGTGGGGGAGCGCGTGGTGAACCGTGCGGCCGACGACATCTCGTGGGCCGGCCCCGTACGCGGCGCCGAGGGCTGGGTTCAGATGGTGTTCATGGACGGCGGCGTGACCGCCACCGTGCGCGTGGGGAACACGTCGTACGCCGTGGAGCCCATCGGCGGCGGGCTGCACGCCGTCTCGCGCATCGACCAGAGCGGCTTCCCGCAGGAGCACACGGCCGACAACCCGAGCGGCGCGCTTGAGGACTTCGGCGGCAACCCCCTCGCCTCGCGCAGCCTGGGGATCGCCCCGGCGACCACGAGCAGCCTGGCGGCCGCCACGACGATCAACGTGCTGGTGGCGTACACCGCCTCGGCCGCGACCGCCGCCGGCACCATCACCAGCAAGATCCAGCTCGCGGTGGACGAGACCAACCAGTCGTACGTCAACAGCGGCATCAACATCAACATGGTGCGCGTGCACAGCGTGCAGGTCACGTACAACGAGTCCAACCGCAGCTTCAGCCAGCACGTCACGGCGCTGCGCAGCACCACGGACGGCATCATGGACAACGTGCACACGCTGCGCAACACGTACGCGGCGGACATGGTGATCCTGGTGGTGAACGACAGCGAGGCGTGCGGCCAGGCAGCGGGGATCGGCTCGACGGCCAGCAGCGCGTTCGCCGCGGCGCACTACACCTGCATCACGGGCTACTACTCGTTCGGCCACGAGCTGGGCCACCTGCAGAGCGCCCGCCACGACCGCTTCGTGGACGCCAGCACCACTCCGTACGCGTACGGCCACGGCTACATCCCGCCGTCCAAGAGCTGGCGCACGGTGATGGCCTACGGCAACAACTGCAACAACTGCACGCGCATCCAGTACTGGTCGAGCCCGCTCAAGACGCACCCGGGCACGCTCGAGGTGATGGGGACCGCGCAGTACGAGGACAACGCGCGCGTGCTCAACACCACCGCGGCGACGGTAGCCACCTTCCGCTAG